A genomic region of Bdellovibrionales bacterium contains the following coding sequences:
- a CDS encoding cyclic nucleotide-binding domain-containing protein yields MVNTLWDNIFKRSAQQNDIVRVLSRNFLFESLSPRELHFLKELVHLRSFHAGESIFKQGELGIGMYIVVSGSVDIFVSDLQQIEPEVSSVHITRLGPDDFFGELSLVEDKGRRTATALACEETKLVGFFKPDLIEIVERNPSTGVQILFRLSEVLGRRLKETSDKVTRLRQEIQTFHEQTDQ; encoded by the coding sequence ATGGTAAACACATTATGGGACAATATTTTTAAACGTTCAGCGCAGCAGAACGATATCGTTCGAGTCCTAAGTCGCAATTTTTTGTTTGAATCTCTTTCGCCCCGAGAATTGCACTTTCTAAAAGAGCTTGTTCACCTGAGAAGTTTCCACGCCGGGGAATCGATTTTTAAACAGGGAGAGCTGGGAATAGGTATGTATATCGTGGTGAGCGGTTCCGTTGATATTTTTGTGTCTGATCTGCAGCAAATTGAACCCGAAGTCTCTTCTGTGCATATCACCCGACTCGGTCCAGATGATTTTTTCGGAGAGCTTTCGCTCGTCGAAGATAAGGGGCGGCGTACAGCTACCGCTCTTGCTTGCGAAGAGACCAAGCTCGTTGGTTTTTTTAAGCCAGATCTCATTGAGATCGTCGAGAGGAACCCGTCCACGGGCGTTCAAATCCTTTTTCGGTTGAGTGAGGTATTGGGGCGACGCCTCAAGGAGACATCTGACAAGGTGACTCGATTGAGGCAAGAGATTCAGACCTTCCATGAGCAGACAGATCAATGA